A region of Haliotis asinina isolate JCU_RB_2024 chromosome 9, JCU_Hal_asi_v2, whole genome shotgun sequence DNA encodes the following proteins:
- the LOC137296524 gene encoding eukaryotic translation initiation factor 4E type 3-like, with the protein MAAFNVDSVRESENKVYPGSPQLARKAINEIDTSEQTGVPLNTPWTFWLDKTVRGTSAAQYEASLKKLYTVNTVQGFWSVYNNIPDPSELSSRYSYHLMRFMTRPVWEDEYNSKGGHWRLKCHKHDTPTVWKELLLAAIGEQLSEFMAEDDEIGGVSVSIRDRDDIIQIWNTKSQHAEAATVITKVRQLLPKVTFTTIFYKSFQSHEAFEKEKAFKVKR; encoded by the exons ATGGCGGCCTTCAATGTTGACAGTGTTCGGGAGTCTGAAAACAAGGTCTACCCCGGCAGTCCACAGCTAGCTAGAAAGGCAATCAATGAAATAGACACCTCTGAACAGACGGGGGTTCCGCTAAATACTCCATGGACATTTTGGCTGGACAA GACAGTTCGAGGAACATCTGCAGCTCAGTATGAAGCATCCTTGAAGAAACTGTACACAGTCAACACTGTTCAG GGTTTCTGGAGTGTGTACAATAACATCCCAGACCCAAGTGAGCTGAGTTCACGCTACAGCTACCATCTCATGCGCTTCATGACGCGACCAGTCTG GGAAGATGAGTACAACAGCAAGGGAGGTCACTGGAGGCTGAAATGTCATAAACATGACACG CCAACAGTATGGAAGGAGCTGTTGTTAGCAGCCATAGGAGAACAGCTGTCCGAGTTCATGGCTGAAG ATGACGAGATAGGTGGGGTGAGTGTTAGCATCCGTGATCGCGACGACATCATCCAGATCTGGAACACAAAGTCTCAGCATGCAGAAGCAGCTACTGTCATCACAAAAGTTAGACAACTCTTGCCTAAAGTTACATTCAcaacaatattttacaaat